The following coding sequences are from one Bradyrhizobium sp. 200 window:
- the msrA gene encoding peptide-methionine (S)-S-oxide reductase MsrA → MTVSTERAVLAGGCFWGVQDLLRRYPGMISTRVGYTGGEVPNATYRNHGNHAEAIEITFDPQTISYRKLLEFFFQIHDPSTLNRQGNDRGASYRSAIFYTSDAQRRIAEDTIADVDASGLWPGKVVTEVAPAEPFWEAEPEHQDYLEKYPDGYTCHFIRPEWTLPHRAGKAATGASGVSAA, encoded by the coding sequence ATGACAGTTTCGACGGAACGCGCAGTCCTGGCTGGCGGCTGCTTCTGGGGTGTGCAGGATCTGCTACGCCGCTATCCCGGCATGATTTCAACCAGGGTCGGCTACACCGGCGGCGAGGTGCCAAACGCGACATATCGCAACCACGGCAATCACGCCGAAGCCATTGAGATCACCTTCGATCCGCAGACCATCAGCTATCGCAAGCTGCTGGAGTTCTTTTTCCAGATCCATGATCCCTCGACGCTGAACCGCCAGGGCAACGACCGTGGCGCGAGCTACCGGTCGGCCATCTTCTATACCAGCGACGCGCAGAGGCGCATCGCTGAAGACACCATCGCCGATGTCGATGCTTCCGGCCTTTGGCCGGGCAAGGTTGTCACCGAGGTGGCCCCTGCTGAACCGTTCTGGGAGGCCGAGCCCGAGCATCAGGATTATCTGGAAAAATATCCTGACGGTTACACCTGTCACTTCATTCGACCGGAATGGACGCTGCCGCATCGGGCGGGGAAAGCCGCAACAGGCGCGAGCGGAGTTTCGGCCGCGTGA